The following are from one region of the Stigmatella ashevillena genome:
- the pnp gene encoding polyribonucleotide nucleotidyltransferase, producing MLKKSVKIGDSELSIEVGRLAKQADGAVVVRYGDTMLLVTAVSAREKKDVDFLPLTVEYQEKLYSAGRIPGSYFKREGRLTEKETLASRLVDRSCRPLFPEGYAYETQIIASVVSAEPENEGDIHGITGASAALWVSDIPFNGPIAGIRVGRLDGKFVANPTLKQREQSDIDLVMAVSREAIVMVEGGAEEVSEADMVAALEFGKQAVQPALDLQDELRRELGKTVRSYEKLASIDEGLKAKVRELAWDGIVKGYGIKEKAARYESLGKAKKEAIARLKEQLGDTYSPAVEKHAKQVVEDLKYEHMRQLTVDGGRIGARGHAEVRSITCEVGVLPRTHGSAVFTRGETQALVVTTLGTSDDEQRLELLGGMVFKRFMLHYNFPPFSVNETKPLRGPGRREVGHGALAERALRNMAPKSDSFPYTIRVVSDILESNGSSSMASVCGGTLALMDAGVPIKAPVAGIAMGLVKEGDKVAILSDILGDEDHLGDMDFKVCGTSKGITSIQMDIKITGLTTEIMSRALEQARQGRIHILGEMLKTMAEPRKEISQYAPRITTIQIRPEYIKNVIGPGGKVIKDIIARTGAAINIEDSGRVDIASANSDSVKSAIAMIQALTREAEIGKIYTGTVRKIAEFGAFVELFPGTDGLIHISELSDKRVKNVSDVLKEGDEVLVKVVSIDKTGKIRLSRKEAMAERAAAQQQQTPPPGDGAPSATQPDAKA from the coding sequence ATGCTGAAGAAGAGCGTCAAGATTGGTGACAGTGAGTTGAGCATCGAAGTGGGCCGTCTGGCCAAGCAGGCCGATGGCGCCGTCGTGGTGCGTTACGGCGACACGATGCTGCTGGTGACGGCGGTGAGCGCGCGGGAGAAGAAGGACGTCGACTTCCTGCCGCTCACGGTGGAGTACCAGGAGAAGCTGTACTCGGCCGGCCGCATCCCCGGCAGCTACTTCAAGCGCGAGGGCCGCCTCACCGAGAAGGAGACGCTGGCCAGCCGTCTGGTGGACCGCTCGTGCCGCCCGCTGTTCCCGGAGGGCTACGCGTACGAGACGCAGATCATCGCCAGCGTCGTCTCCGCGGAGCCGGAGAACGAGGGCGACATCCACGGCATCACCGGCGCCTCGGCGGCGCTGTGGGTCTCGGACATCCCGTTCAACGGCCCCATCGCCGGCATCCGCGTGGGCCGCCTGGACGGCAAGTTCGTGGCCAACCCCACGCTGAAGCAGCGTGAGCAGAGCGACATCGACCTGGTCATGGCGGTGAGCCGCGAGGCCATCGTGATGGTGGAAGGTGGCGCCGAGGAAGTGAGCGAGGCGGACATGGTGGCCGCGCTCGAGTTCGGCAAGCAGGCCGTTCAGCCCGCCCTGGACCTCCAGGACGAGCTGCGCCGCGAGCTGGGCAAGACGGTGCGCTCGTACGAGAAGCTGGCCTCCATCGACGAGGGGCTCAAGGCCAAGGTGCGCGAGCTGGCCTGGGACGGCATCGTCAAGGGCTACGGCATCAAGGAGAAGGCGGCCCGCTACGAGTCGCTCGGCAAGGCGAAGAAGGAGGCCATTGCCCGGCTCAAGGAGCAGCTCGGCGACACCTACTCCCCTGCCGTGGAGAAGCACGCCAAGCAGGTGGTGGAGGATCTGAAGTACGAGCACATGCGCCAGCTCACCGTGGACGGGGGCCGCATCGGCGCCCGTGGCCACGCCGAGGTGCGGTCGATCACCTGCGAGGTGGGCGTGCTCCCGCGCACCCACGGCAGCGCGGTGTTCACCCGTGGCGAGACGCAGGCGCTCGTGGTGACGACGCTGGGCACCAGCGATGACGAGCAGCGGCTGGAGCTGCTGGGCGGCATGGTGTTCAAGCGCTTCATGCTCCACTACAACTTCCCGCCGTTCAGCGTGAACGAGACGAAGCCCCTGCGCGGCCCGGGCCGGCGCGAGGTGGGCCACGGCGCCCTGGCCGAGCGCGCCCTGCGCAACATGGCGCCCAAGAGCGACAGCTTCCCGTACACCATCCGCGTGGTGTCGGACATCCTGGAGTCCAACGGCTCCTCGTCCATGGCCTCGGTGTGCGGTGGCACCCTGGCGCTGATGGACGCGGGCGTTCCCATCAAGGCCCCGGTGGCGGGCATCGCCATGGGCCTCGTGAAGGAGGGCGACAAGGTCGCCATCCTCTCGGACATCCTCGGTGACGAGGATCACCTGGGCGACATGGACTTCAAGGTGTGCGGCACCTCGAAGGGCATCACCTCTATCCAGATGGACATCAAGATCACCGGCCTCACCACGGAGATCATGAGCCGCGCGCTGGAGCAGGCGCGTCAGGGCCGCATCCACATCCTGGGCGAGATGCTCAAGACGATGGCGGAGCCGCGCAAGGAGATCAGCCAGTACGCGCCGCGCATCACCACCATCCAGATCCGTCCCGAGTACATCAAGAACGTCATCGGGCCGGGCGGCAAGGTCATCAAGGACATCATCGCGCGCACGGGCGCGGCGATTAACATCGAGGACTCGGGCCGCGTGGACATCGCCAGCGCGAACTCGGACTCGGTGAAGTCCGCCATCGCGATGATCCAGGCGCTCACGCGCGAGGCAGAGATCGGGAAGATCTACACCGGCACGGTGCGCAAGATCGCCGAGTTCGGCGCCTTCGTGGAGCTGTTCCCGGGCACCGACGGCCTCATCCACATTTCCGAGCTGTCCGACAAGCGCGTCAAGAACGTCTCGGATGTGCTGAAG
- the rpsO gene encoding 30S ribosomal protein S15 — MSLHQERKSELVTKFRTHETDTGSPEVQVALLSERINMLTEHFKTHKKDHHSRRGLLKLVGQRRRLLDYLKSKDANRYKKLIEGLGIRK; from the coding sequence ATGTCGTTGCATCAGGAGCGTAAGTCCGAGCTGGTCACGAAGTTCCGGACCCATGAGACGGACACCGGGTCCCCCGAAGTGCAGGTGGCGCTGCTGTCCGAGCGCATCAACATGCTCACCGAGCACTTCAAGACCCACAAGAAGGACCACCACTCTCGGCGCGGTCTGCTGAAGCTGGTGGGACAGCGCCGTCGCCTCCTGGACTATCTCAAGTCCAAGGATGCGAACCGCTACAAGAAGCTCATCGAGGGCCTCGGCATCCGCAAGTAG
- the truB gene encoding tRNA pseudouridine(55) synthase TruB: MDGVLVVDKPSGPTSFDVVRQVRTLLKVKKVGHTGTLDPMATGVLPICLGEATKVAGFVTEGDKAYEATVHLGVETDTQDAEGKVMAEAPVPPLTAALVENALAPFRGTFEQVPPMFSAVKVAGKRLYELARAGEEVERAGRQVTVYELTLRDFSATRLRLSVRCSKGFFVRTLAYDIGRALGCGAHLAALRRTVSGPFVLAQALPLAELPALAQDREALARKLQPLSAALSNLPELRVSAEAAVRVSHGVPLEAPPMPGRIRVVGPEGALLAVAEVVRGRLSYLRVLV, from the coding sequence ATGGATGGAGTCCTGGTTGTCGATAAGCCCTCGGGGCCCACTTCTTTCGACGTCGTGCGTCAGGTGCGCACGCTGCTGAAGGTCAAGAAGGTGGGGCATACCGGAACGTTGGACCCCATGGCCACCGGCGTGCTCCCCATCTGCCTGGGAGAGGCCACCAAGGTGGCTGGCTTCGTCACCGAGGGCGACAAGGCTTACGAGGCCACGGTGCACCTCGGGGTGGAGACCGATACCCAGGATGCCGAAGGCAAGGTGATGGCCGAGGCGCCCGTGCCCCCCTTGACGGCGGCCCTGGTGGAGAACGCGCTGGCACCCTTCCGGGGCACCTTCGAGCAGGTGCCGCCCATGTTCTCGGCGGTGAAGGTGGCCGGGAAGCGGTTGTACGAGCTGGCGCGCGCGGGCGAAGAGGTGGAGCGGGCCGGTCGTCAAGTGACGGTTTACGAGCTGACCCTGCGCGACTTCTCCGCCACGCGGCTGAGGCTCTCGGTGCGCTGCTCGAAGGGGTTCTTCGTCCGCACGTTGGCCTATGACATCGGCCGGGCGCTGGGGTGTGGGGCCCACCTGGCCGCGCTGCGCCGCACCGTCAGTGGACCGTTTGTCCTCGCCCAGGCGCTGCCCCTGGCGGAGCTGCCCGCGCTGGCGCAGGACCGGGAGGCCCTGGCGCGCAAGCTGCAACCCCTCTCGGCGGCGCTCTCGAACCTTCCCGAGCTGCGGGTGAGCGCCGAGGCGGCCGTCCGCGTCTCCCACGGGGTTCCGCTGGAAGCCCCGCCCATGCCGGGCCGCATCCGGGTGGTCGGGCCCGAAGGGGCCTTGCTGGCCGTGGCCGAGGTGGTCCGGGGCCGGTTGAGCTACCTGCGCGTGCTGGTCTGA
- the rbfA gene encoding 30S ribosome-binding factor RbfA has translation MTTHSRPERVGQEIQAAIGQLLTRGELRDPRIGFITITGVKVSPDLRVARVFYSMMGTAQEREETQKGLDAAKGFVRREVTAAVNLRVSPEVFFTFDESVGEGDKIDRLLREVKQKEGW, from the coding sequence ATGACGACGCATTCCCGACCGGAGCGTGTGGGCCAGGAGATTCAGGCCGCCATTGGCCAACTCCTCACCCGGGGAGAGCTGCGCGACCCGCGCATCGGCTTCATCACCATCACCGGGGTGAAGGTCTCCCCGGACCTGCGCGTGGCCCGCGTCTTTTATTCGATGATGGGCACTGCCCAGGAGCGCGAGGAGACCCAGAAGGGGCTGGATGCCGCCAAGGGCTTCGTGCGCCGTGAGGTGACGGCGGCCGTCAACCTGCGGGTGTCTCCCGAGGTTTTCTTCACCTTTGATGAGTCCGTGGGGGAGGGCGACAAGATCGACCGCCTGCTGCGCGAGGTGAAGCAGAAGGAAGGCTGGTAG
- a CDS encoding DUF503 domain-containing protein, translated as MFVCVARLTLQIPESGSLKAKRQVLRRVTDRVKARFNVAVAEVGDQDLWQKASIALSVVGNERRHVDEQMEKIIHFVEEMYVAPLISREKELLAFGDKLYAHEVGPLPPEDGQQEGGRPEAEPEGLSPDELIASLNRGDRSMAEAEGMGEWERRHDGREGARRPAPPAAEPRTLDEARARARTLRNPRDWEKK; from the coding sequence ATGTTCGTTTGTGTTGCACGCCTTACCCTGCAGATTCCCGAGAGCGGCTCGCTCAAGGCCAAGCGTCAGGTGCTCCGCCGGGTCACGGACCGGGTGAAGGCCCGGTTCAACGTCGCCGTGGCCGAGGTGGGGGACCAGGACCTCTGGCAGAAGGCCTCCATTGCGCTCTCGGTGGTGGGCAATGAGCGCCGCCACGTGGATGAGCAAATGGAGAAAATCATCCACTTCGTGGAGGAGATGTACGTCGCCCCGCTCATTTCCCGGGAAAAGGAGCTGTTGGCCTTCGGGGACAAGCTGTACGCGCACGAGGTGGGGCCTCTGCCCCCGGAGGATGGGCAGCAGGAGGGCGGGAGACCGGAAGCAGAGCCGGAGGGCTTGAGCCCGGACGAGCTGATTGCCAGCTTGAACCGGGGAGATCGGTCCATGGCCGAAGCGGAGGGCATGGGAGAGTGGGAGCGGCGGCATGATGGGCGGGAGGGCGCCAGAAGGCCCGCGCCGCCCGCGGCAGAGCCACGGACATTGGATGAAGCCCGGGCACGCGCACGCACCCTGCGCAACCCCCGGGACTGGGAGAAGAAATGA